Proteins encoded in a region of the Diabrotica virgifera virgifera chromosome 4, PGI_DIABVI_V3a genome:
- the LOC114339672 gene encoding uncharacterized protein LOC114339672, which translates to MNKFIVLFAFVVAIGTTHAASVSSSSSSSEEDIAEIAQLLNKRFNSTIILDVIKMAEKAKDKCPNIEDKIDEVVEKVDKCMDDIELGSETFCSLVKKNLAKCSKPLIDLITSCLPEESKDLPVLGQKIITAIVDEACHTTVEELLELFNPCFMEKEFVSVPACSEIKDVFVANRNKLPSKSLVCSMLPKVKSCVKGHVDASCQNPTTKRATLKFHEAIDNAIKSDCDALNKV; encoded by the exons GAACTACCCATGCTGCATCCGTTAGCAGCAGCAGCTCTTCCTCAGAAGAAGACATTGCCGAAATTGCACAGTTGTTGAACAAAAGATTCAACAGCACCATCATCCTCGATGTTATAAAAATGGCCGAAAAAGCTAAGGACAAGTGTCCAAATATTGAAGACAAAATTGAC GAGGTAGTTGAAAAAGTCGACAAATGTATGGACGACATTGAATTAGGATCAGAAACTTTCTGCTCACTTGTTAAGAAAAACCTCGCAAAATGCTCCAAACCACTCATCGACCTCATCACTAGCTGCTTACCAGAGGAATCCAAAGACCTTCCAGTATTGGGACAAAAAATTATTACTGCCATTGTAGATGAAGCTTGCCACACCACTGTTGAAGAACTATTAG AATTATTCAACCCATGTTTCATGGAAAAGGAATTCGTCTCCGTCCCAGCTTGTAGTGAAATCAAAGATGTTTTCGTCGCAAATAGAAACAAGCTCCCATCGAAGTCACTCGTTTGTTC CATGTTACCAAAAGTGAAGAGCTGTGTTAAAGGACACGTAGATGCTTCTTGTCAGAACCCAACCACTAAGAGAGCAACATTGAAATTCCACGAGGCCATCGATAACGCTATTAAATCAGACTGTGATGCTTTAAACAAAGTTTAA